The following proteins come from a genomic window of Manduca sexta isolate Smith_Timp_Sample1 chromosome 2, JHU_Msex_v1.0, whole genome shotgun sequence:
- the LOC119189069 gene encoding CD63 antigen-like gives MSKDDMIRSVLYVVNVIYAVFGLITAATGIWFFVQLSEFVSLRNSNHYLLDYRVYWPQVAPWLFILLGLFVMLIAFCGWCGANKESRGLLGIYGIFLILIIVGQVIAATLIFVFVDGEDTDRFIKDTVYDGYYNTQSNPDAFKAFGRIERKLRCCGANDARDYRSWRNDLPLTCCQDSYYRATCDFTDKEANERLGCAKVASVYTKIISSSVAGASLLISLVEIVGVVMAWRLFKSLREVEHYIHERKEGETEC, from the coding sequence ATGTCCAAAGACGACATGATACGCTCGGTTCTCTACGTAGTTAACGTGATATACGCTGTGTTCGGGCTGATCACGGCCGCCACGGGAATATGGTTCTTTGTGCAACTATCAGAGTTCGTCAGCCTAAGGAATAGTAACCACTATCTGCTGGACTATCGTGTGTACTGGCCTCAGGTCGCGCCGTGGCTGTTTATCCTGCTTGGACTGTTTGTGATGCTCATTGCATTCTGTGGTTGGTGCGGGGCTAACAAGGAAAGTCGCGGTCTCTTAGGCATCTATGGAATCTTCCTGATTCTCATCATAGTTGGACAAGTGATTGCTGCTACGTTGATCTTCGTGTTTGTTGATGGTGAAGACACTGACAGGTTCATAAAGGATACAGTATATGATGGATATTACAACACCCAGTCGAACCCTGATGCGTTTAAGGCGTTCGGAAGGATTGAAAGGAAGCTGAGGTGCTGTGGCGCGAATGACGCGAGAGATTACAGAAGTTGGAGGAACGACTTGCCGCTCACCTGCTGCCAGGACAGTTACTACCGCGCCACTTGTGACTTTACTGATAAAGAGGCAAACGAAAGATTAGGATGCGCGAAAGTGGCTTCTGTTTACACGAAAATCATCAGTTCTTCAGTCGCTGGAGCTTCTCTGCTTATCTCCTTGGTGGAAATCGTCGGCGTGGTGATGGCTTGGAGATTGTTCAAATCGTTAAGAGAGGTGGAGCATTACATCCACGAAAGAAAGGAGGGAGAAACCGAGTGTTAG